The following are from one region of the Chanos chanos chromosome 10, fChaCha1.1, whole genome shotgun sequence genome:
- the aste1a gene encoding single-strand DNA endonuclease ASTE1 encodes MGVKGLKTYIEKNPKRCFFRPCNFGNSELVIDGKNLYYTLYFESGLDQMHGGNYDGFENVTIQFFTALRDCDICPYVVLDGGSDHTDKKLETLKQRAQGRIRMAADKSRGSSNNIIPYLSEDVFKQCLTKLKVPFVQCIAEADWEIAALANEKNCPVLSDDSDFYVFNLKAGFLPITYFKWKNVMKIISRSSCKFIEAQQFTVQNLCENFNHMNKDLLPVFATLAGNDYFTPSTAGITMRWEEFSSTAGEFARIDGLLTWLSRFQEPKEAITAVLKHIEYGQNSVAISSSLFKCIKEYALSESSTAKFFSKGTSLSADIPGCPNVLPRWTLDLLTKGKLSSSIIDVLVLGRLAMGYQVEDSALPSSSVTARPIRQAIYGLLLYGQQQSQGDTAPDKASTDGTEYFVEEFDREGVKLTSFRVKAIKPKRQGRFHLETLCEAPKELRQQILLDTLNVSNNSLTIVPPHLQLPVCVTCYWLVNSKPEPHQEHLWALLLGMVYGELCRLPFEEEYESVKEQIQELGVQKKTSELDLEVAHSFSQWQCCLRASLHLNQLLCLPLTEPECARLYCGTLVHRLVSEFKEGIKPESLLVGGIIPQYLFKTLSDAVRDTVGEKFITTMRKGRGKESPDQHRVQYKSVDDISFRFAHLMDEMKDGDDEKDDNAWEEERYRNIHTTRTRHRIKHRDQKYKY; translated from the exons ATGGGAGTAAAGGGATTGAAGACGTACATTGAGAAAAACCCTAAGAGATGTTTCTTCAGACCTTGCAACTTTGGGAATAGTGAACTAGTCATTGATGGAAAGAATTTGTATTACACTCTGTACTTTGAGTCGGGATTGGATCAAATGCATGGGGGGAATTATGAtggctttgaaaatgtgacaaTACAGTTTTTCACTGCTCTCAGAGACTGTGACATTTGCCCTTATGTGGTACTTGATGGGGGAAGTgaccacacagacaaaaaactcGAGACCCTCAAGCAACGAGCTCAAGGAAGAATCAGGATGGCTGCTGACAAGTCAAGAGGTTCTTCCAACAACATAATACCGTACCTTAGCGAGGATGTCTTCAAACAGTGTCTCACCAAGCTGAAAGTACCATTTGTTCAGTGCATAGCTGAAGCTGATTGGGAAATTGCTGCACTTGCCAATGAAAAGAACTGTCCAGTTCTGTCAGATGACAGTGACTTCTATGTATTTAATCTCAAGGCAGGATTTTTGCCCATCACATATTTCAAGTGGAAAAATGTGATGAAAATTATTTCAAGGAGCTCCTGCAAATTTATTGAAGCCCAACAATTTACTGTTCAAAACTTGTGTGAAAATTTCAACCACATGAACAAAGATCTTCTGCCAGTTTTTGCCACATTAGCAGGCAATGATTATTTCACACCCTCTACTGCAGGTATAACTATGAGGTGGGAAGAGTTCTCCAGCACTGCTGGGGAATTCGCACGAATTGATGGCTTGCTCACGTGGTTATCAAGATTTCAAGAACCGAAGGAGGCTATCACTGCTGTCTTAAAGCACATTGAATATGGGCAAAACTCAGTTGCCATCTCTAGTTCTCTTTTCAAGTGCATCAAAGAGTATGCCCTCTCTGAAAGTTCAACAGCAAAGTTTTTTTCAAAGGGCACATCGCTCTCCGCTGATATCCCAGGCTGTCCCAATGTTCTGCCTAGGTGGACCCTGGATCTTTTAACAAAGGGGAAGTTAAGCTCAAGCATCATTGATGTACTGGTGCTAGGCAGGTTGGCCATGGGCTATCAGGTCGAGGACTCTGCACTGCCCAGTAGTAGTGTCACTGCTCGTCCCATACGACAGGCGATCTATGGTTTACTGCTTTACGGACAGCAGCAGAGTCAAGGAGACACAGCCCCAGATAAAGCTAGCACTGATGGAACAGAATATTTTGTTGAAGAGTTTGACAGAGAGGGGGTGAAGCTTACCAGTTTTAGAGTTAAAGCCATCAAACCAAAACGACAGGGAAGATTTCACTTGGAGACACTTTGCGAG GCACCAAAGGAATTGCGACAGCAGATTCTCCTGGACACCCTGAATGTGTCAAATAACTCCTTGACCATAGTCCCACCTCACCTCCAGCTTCCAGTGTGTGTTACATGCTATTGGCTGGTAAACTCCAAACCTGAGCCACATCAGGAGCACCTCTGGGCCCTGTTATTGGGAATGGTATACGGAGAGCTCTGCAGATTGCCATTTGAAGAAG AGTATGAATCAGTGAAGGAACAGATTCAGGAGCTGGGGGTTCAGAAGAAAACAAGTGAATTAGACCTGGAGGTGGCCCATTCATTCAGCCAGTGGCAGTGTTGTCTGAGGGCCAGCCTCCATCTTAACCAGCTCCTATGCCTGCCCCTTACTGAGCCAGAATGTGCACG GCTTTACTGTGGTACACTGGTGCATCGGCTCGTATCTGAATTTAAAGAGGGAATCAAACCAGAGTCACTGCTTGTGGGAGGCATTATTCCTCAGTACCTGTTTAAGACTCTGAGCGATGCTGTGCGGGACACAGTCGGAGAGAAATTCATTACAACAATgaggaaaggaagaggaaaagagagccCAGATCAGCATAGAGTCCAGTACAAGTCCGTGGATGACATTAGCTTCCGCTTTGCACATCTGATGGATGAGATGAaagatggtgatgatgaaaAGGATGACAATGCATGGGAGGAAGAACGCTACAGAAACATCCACACTACTCGCACCAGACATAGGATCAAGCACCGAGACCAGAAGTACAAGTATTAG